The nucleotide sequence GTCGGCACGCTGATCGCGCTGTCCGTCTCCTCCTGGGCGTCGGGCCTGGGCACGGCGAAGCCGGACAATTTCGTCTATGTGGCGATGATGCAGAACTCGCCGTCGATGCTCTACGTCTCCAAGAACAGCCCCTTCAAGACCTACGAGGAGTTCGCCGCCCACGCCAAGGCCAACCCCGGCAAGCTGCGCGTCGCCACCTCCGGCTACGGCACCCAGGACGACATCACGCTGAAATATCTGGGAAGCCAGGGCGTGCCGGTGACCAACGTCCCCTTCGCCCGCCCGTCGGAGCGCTACGCCTCGCCCATCGGCGGCCACACCGACGCGATCTACGAGGAGCCGGGCGACGTCGCCCAGTTCCTGAAGTCCGGCGACCTGCGCCCGATCGTCGTGTTCGACAAGCAGCGTCATCCCTCCTTCCCCAACGTGCCCGCCTCGGCGGAGCTGGGGCTGGAGATCGGCGACCTGCCGAACTTCCGCACGCTGGCGGTGCCCGCCAGCACGCCGCCCGAGCGCGTGCAGAAGCTGCACGAGGCCGCCGCCAAGGTGCTGGCGAGCCCGGAATGGAAGGCCTTCTGCGCCGACACCTTCACCTGCGTCGACACGCTGGTGACGCCGGACCAGGCCAAGGAGGAGGTCAAGGCCTTCTACGAGACGGTGAAGGGCTATCTGGACCGGTTCGCGACCAAGACCGTCGGCCAATCGCCGGGCTGAGTCCGGTCACGGGCCTGCAATCGCTCCATCCGTTTCACCGCTCATCAGGGAGGGAACCGTGACTCCCCTGTCCCACGGTCTTCGCCGGCTGGCGACACCCGCGGCCCTGCTCGCCGGGTCGCTTCTTCTCTCGCAACACATCGTGCGCGACAACACCATGATCGCCAGCCTGCCGGACCCGATCGGGCCGGCCGGATGGCCCCGGCTGATGCTGGGCGCAGTCGGACTGTGCGCCCTGATCTGGATCGCCAAGGAACTCCTGGCGCTGCGCCGCGCGGTCCACCAGCAAAAACCGATCGACGAGGAATACGAAGGCTACGCCCATGGGCGGGCGCTGATCGGGCTGGGGCTGGTCGTCCTCTATGGCGCCACCCTGCCGCAACTCGGCTTTCCGGTCGCCACCGCGGCCTTCGTCGCCCTGTGGTGCCTGATCGGCGGCATCCGGCGCCCGCTGACCCTGGCGCTCGTCACCGGCATCGGCTGCGTGGCGCTCCTCTACATCTTCGTCCTGCTCGCGCAGATGCCGCTGAACCGCGGCCAAGGCGTCTTCGACGGCTTCACCGTCGCGCTCTACCGCCTGCTCGGCATCTACTGAGCCGGCCACCGGAGGGATCGTCCCATGGATATCCTCGCCAATCTGGCCGGTGGCTTCGCCGGCGCCCTCGAACCGTACAATTTCGTCTTTCTGGTGTCGGGCCTGATGCTCGGGGTGGTGGCCGGCGCGCTGCCGGGCATCTCCTTCGTCAACGCCATGGCCATCGCCCTGCCCTTCACCTACCTGCTGCCGCCGGTCACGGCGATGTCCTTCCTCGGCGGCATCTATGTGGGTGGCGTGTTCGGCGGCTCGATCTCCTCGATCCTCATCAACATCCCAGGAACGCCGGCCTCGCTGCCAAGCTGTTGGGACGGCTACCCGATGACGCGCAAGGGCCTGTCCTCGCGGGCCTTGAGCATCGCCATCACCGCGTCGGCCTTCGGCGGGCTGGTCAGCGCGTTGCTGCTCACCTTCGGCGCCCCGCCCTTCGCCAGCTTCGCGCTGAAGTTCGACCAGCCGGAATTCTTCGCCGCCACCATCCTCGGCCTCGTCAGCGTCATCGCCATCGCCAAGGACGCGCCGCTGATGAGCGCGATCTCGATGTTCCTCGGCCTGCTGATCGGCACGGTCGGCGTCGATCCGATGTACGGCATGCCCCGGCTGACGCTGGGCGTCCCCGACCTGGAGAGCGGCATCAACTTCACGGTCGTGATGATCGGCCTCTTCGCCATCGGCGAAGTGGTGGACCTGATCTGCAAGCGGGCCGGCGGCGGCCGCTCCATCACCACGAAGCCCGGCAAGCAGGTCGGCCTGTCCGACCTGTGGCGGGTCAAGTCCTCCATCCTGCGCGGCACCGGCGTCGGCTGCACCATCGGCGTCATTCCCGGCGCCGGGGCCACGGTGGGGGCGGTCATCGCCTACAGCGTGGAGAAGCAGGCCTGCGGCAAGGGCGACCGCTTCGGCACCGGCATGGAGGAGGGGCTGGCGGCCCCGGAGGCGGCCAAGAACGCCACCACCGGCACCGCCATGATCCCGCTGCTGACGCTGGGCATCCCCGGCAGCGCCGCCACGGCGATCATGCTGGCCGCCATGCTGATCCACGGGCTGAACCCCGGCCCGCTCCTCTTCACCTCGAACACCACGCTGGTCTACACGATCTTCGCCAGCATGCTGATCGCCAACCTGCTGATGATCGTCGCGGCGATGGGCGTGGCGCGGGTCTTCTCCACGTTGATGCGCGTGCCGCCGGCCATCCTCGGCGCCTTCATCATCGTGCTGAGCGTCGTCGGCGCCTACGGCGTGCGCAACAACCTCTTCGACGTCTATGTCTGTCTCGCCTTCGGCGTCGTCGGCTACGTCATGAAGCGCACCAACTTCCCGCCGGCCCCGTTGGTGGTGGGCGTGATCCTGGGGCCGCTGTGCGAGCGCTACTTCCTCACCTCGCTCGC is from Azospirillum sp. TSH58 and encodes:
- a CDS encoding tripartite tricarboxylate transporter substrate binding protein yields the protein MLRNALTLTAAVAALLTPVLSSGAARADDYPSRPIEVIATFGAGGGADLMARQFARLAEPHLRVAMPVVNVSGASGNAGLTRVLTNPADGYTVGTLIALSVSSWASGLGTAKPDNFVYVAMMQNSPSMLYVSKNSPFKTYEEFAAHAKANPGKLRVATSGYGTQDDITLKYLGSQGVPVTNVPFARPSERYASPIGGHTDAIYEEPGDVAQFLKSGDLRPIVVFDKQRHPSFPNVPASAELGLEIGDLPNFRTLAVPASTPPERVQKLHEAAAKVLASPEWKAFCADTFTCVDTLVTPDQAKEEVKAFYETVKGYLDRFATKTVGQSPG
- a CDS encoding tripartite tricarboxylate transporter permease yields the protein MDILANLAGGFAGALEPYNFVFLVSGLMLGVVAGALPGISFVNAMAIALPFTYLLPPVTAMSFLGGIYVGGVFGGSISSILINIPGTPASLPSCWDGYPMTRKGLSSRALSIAITASAFGGLVSALLLTFGAPPFASFALKFDQPEFFAATILGLVSVIAIAKDAPLMSAISMFLGLLIGTVGVDPMYGMPRLTLGVPDLESGINFTVVMIGLFAIGEVVDLICKRAGGGRSITTKPGKQVGLSDLWRVKSSILRGTGVGCTIGVIPGAGATVGAVIAYSVEKQACGKGDRFGTGMEEGLAAPEAAKNATTGTAMIPLLTLGIPGSAATAIMLAAMLIHGLNPGPLLFTSNTTLVYTIFASMLIANLLMIVAAMGVARVFSTLMRVPPAILGAFIIVLSVVGAYGVRNNLFDVYVCLAFGVVGYVMKRTNFPPAPLVVGVILGPLCERYFLTSLANYEGNMAVFFTRPISGTILALSAIFLAWSMWPALKPLLRRPPNDPTHGGPASKEPPQRVLKA
- a CDS encoding tripartite tricarboxylate transporter TctB family protein; the protein is MTPLSHGLRRLATPAALLAGSLLLSQHIVRDNTMIASLPDPIGPAGWPRLMLGAVGLCALIWIAKELLALRRAVHQQKPIDEEYEGYAHGRALIGLGLVVLYGATLPQLGFPVATAAFVALWCLIGGIRRPLTLALVTGIGCVALLYIFVLLAQMPLNRGQGVFDGFTVALYRLLGIY